In Aciduliprofundum sp. MAR08-339, a single window of DNA contains:
- the mutS gene encoding DNA mismatch repair protein MutS, producing MATPLMRQYHKIKAKYRDAILFFRVGDFYETFEEDAKIVSKELNIVLTRRSKEEPVPMAGIPHHALDAYLSRLVKKGYRVAICEQLEDPKKAKGLVKRDVIRIVTPGTLIEDTLLTYDNNFLLSVYRKEETYGFAALDISTGEFFAGELDFYGINGEILRLSPAEIISNVELKVDVPQKIMPEEYYSDYESLLKDHFKVAEIEGFGIGKYGLKAAAAALKYAKENTMSELKNITSLQGYFRDRFLILDSTTLKNLEVFKNFLGEERYTLFFTINACVTPMGSRLLKRWMQRPLKNVDEIEKRQDAVEELTKKQMMLESIRDVLSHIKDLERIKTRISLGRARPKDLIALKEGLKYAQDLKMNFESKILREESEKIEGLGKIVDLIERSIAGDYPIGDGVIKRGYSRELDSLRDLTLHAQDLIGKMEERERRRTGIKSLKIGYNDVMGYYIEVSKANLSKVPDHYKRKQTLKNSERFITDELKDLEYRILSAKEKINDIEQALYEEIIEKLKGETSRIARVAEAIAHIDTIQSLAKVALEWNYTRPIVDESMDIAIKNGRHPVVERYTDFVPNDTNISGEARFIMLTGPNMAGKSTYMRQVALITILAQMGSFVPADYAKIGVVDRIYTRVGASDDITRGRSTFMMEMVELANILNTATERSLILLDEIGRGTSTYDGLAIAWSITEHIHNKIKARTIFATHYHHLIELENVLENVRNYHIAVKETPDGLVFVRKVMPGGMSKSYGIEVAKLAGVPEDVVKRAKNVLEMIEEEKVIEVRRGRRIVQTMLFGNSNCDEILEELKNLDIMNMTPLEALNKLNELKNRASKLK from the coding sequence ATGGCCACACCCCTTATGAGACAGTACCACAAAATAAAGGCGAAGTACAGAGATGCCATACTGTTTTTCCGTGTTGGAGATTTTTACGAGACCTTTGAAGAGGACGCAAAAATCGTATCAAAGGAACTAAATATAGTGCTCACACGAAGAAGCAAGGAAGAGCCAGTGCCAATGGCCGGCATACCCCATCACGCCTTGGATGCATACCTTTCCAGACTTGTTAAAAAAGGGTACAGGGTGGCCATCTGCGAGCAGTTGGAAGACCCGAAGAAGGCCAAGGGTCTGGTGAAGAGGGATGTGATACGGATAGTCACCCCAGGAACCCTCATAGAGGATACTCTCCTCACATACGATAACAATTTCCTGCTCTCAGTGTATAGGAAGGAGGAGACCTATGGATTCGCAGCTCTGGATATATCCACAGGAGAGTTCTTTGCAGGTGAATTGGATTTTTACGGAATTAATGGTGAGATTCTCCGCCTGAGCCCCGCGGAGATCATATCCAATGTTGAACTTAAGGTGGATGTTCCCCAGAAAATCATGCCTGAGGAGTACTATTCTGATTACGAGTCCCTGCTCAAGGACCATTTCAAAGTTGCAGAGATTGAGGGATTTGGAATTGGAAAATACGGGCTGAAGGCTGCAGCAGCCGCATTGAAATATGCCAAGGAGAACACCATGTCAGAATTGAAGAATATAACCTCCCTCCAGGGCTATTTTCGCGATAGATTCCTAATTTTAGATTCCACCACCCTGAAAAACCTGGAAGTTTTCAAGAATTTCTTGGGGGAGGAGAGATACACGCTCTTTTTCACCATAAACGCGTGCGTAACCCCAATGGGTTCAAGGCTTCTTAAGAGATGGATGCAGAGACCCTTGAAGAATGTGGATGAGATAGAAAAAAGGCAGGATGCTGTGGAAGAACTGACCAAGAAGCAAATGATGCTCGAATCAATAAGGGATGTACTATCCCACATAAAGGATCTGGAGCGTATAAAGACCAGAATCTCGCTTGGAAGGGCGAGGCCCAAGGATTTGATAGCGTTAAAGGAGGGGCTCAAGTATGCCCAGGATCTGAAGATGAATTTTGAATCTAAAATTTTGAGAGAAGAAAGTGAAAAAATTGAAGGATTGGGAAAAATTGTGGATTTAATTGAAAGGAGCATTGCCGGAGATTATCCCATAGGAGATGGGGTGATAAAAAGGGGATACAGCAGGGAACTTGACAGCCTTAGAGATCTTACGCTCCACGCACAGGACCTCATAGGGAAAATGGAGGAGAGGGAGAGGAGGAGAACAGGCATAAAGAGTTTGAAAATTGGATACAACGACGTGATGGGTTATTACATTGAGGTGAGCAAGGCAAATCTTAGCAAGGTTCCGGATCACTACAAGAGGAAACAGACACTGAAGAATTCAGAAAGATTCATAACCGATGAATTGAAGGATTTGGAGTACAGAATTCTTAGTGCAAAGGAAAAAATAAATGATATTGAGCAGGCACTCTACGAAGAAATAATAGAAAAATTGAAAGGGGAAACCTCCAGAATTGCAAGAGTTGCAGAGGCCATCGCGCATATTGATACGATACAGAGCCTTGCAAAAGTCGCTCTAGAGTGGAATTACACAAGGCCCATTGTGGATGAGAGTATGGACATAGCAATCAAGAACGGCAGACATCCTGTTGTTGAAAGGTACACAGATTTTGTTCCAAACGATACAAATATCAGTGGTGAGGCGAGATTCATAATGCTCACTGGTCCAAATATGGCAGGAAAGAGCACCTATATGAGACAGGTGGCTCTTATCACCATACTCGCACAGATGGGCTCCTTCGTGCCTGCGGACTATGCAAAAATAGGTGTTGTGGACAGAATATATACCAGGGTGGGGGCAAGCGATGATATAACCAGGGGTAGGAGCACCTTCATGATGGAAATGGTAGAACTTGCAAATATTCTAAACACTGCAACGGAACGTTCTCTGATTCTCCTTGATGAGATAGGACGTGGAACGAGCACCTACGATGGTTTGGCCATAGCCTGGAGCATAACGGAGCATATCCACAACAAAATCAAGGCAAGAACAATATTTGCAACCCATTACCATCATCTTATTGAGCTTGAAAATGTACTTGAAAATGTGAGAAATTACCACATAGCGGTGAAGGAAACTCCAGACGGCCTTGTATTCGTGCGTAAGGTTATGCCTGGGGGTATGAGCAAGAGTTATGGAATTGAAGTGGCAAAACTTGCAGGAGTACCGGAAGATGTTGTAAAAAGAGCCAAGAACGTTCTGGAAATGATTGAAGAGGAAAAAGTGATTGAGGTACGCAGAGGAAGAAGAATCGTACAAACAATGCTGTTTGGCAATTCCAATTGCGATGAAATTCTGGAAGAGCTAAAGAATCTGGACATTATGAATATGACCCCTCTCGAGGCCCTGAATAAATTGAATGAACTGAAAAACAGGGCATCAAAACTAAAATGA